From a single Candoia aspera isolate rCanAsp1 chromosome 10, rCanAsp1.hap2, whole genome shotgun sequence genomic region:
- the LOC134503066 gene encoding phospholipase A2 inhibitor and Ly6/PLAUR domain-containing protein-like yields the protein GCAALAEVNTLGGSVSPNGSYRGCIDQQQCRPLAFTLTTAPGRHIQSNMACCSTDMCNERLELSIPTFGTLENGVSCPACETDNQKMCEIKSHIACTGTEEKCITLTGESTGSTNQSFSIKGCATKNACSLLQNELVPFGGKMYKLTMKAACTDRGVLGVISSSGIIFSSLAGVLLVQNLS from the exons GGATGTGCTGCCTTAGCAGAAGTCAATACACTGG GCGGAAGTGTCAGTCCCAATGGGTCGTACCGAGGATGCATTGATCAACAGCAGTGCAGACCTCTTGCCTTCACCTTGACCACAGCTCCTGGACGCCACATCCAAAGCAATATGGCATGTTGCTCAACAGATATGTGCAATGAACGGTTGGAACTAAGCA TTCCCACATTTGGAACTTTGGAAAATGGGGTGTCTTGCCCTGCCTGTGAAACCGACAACCAGAAAATGTGTGAAATCAAAAGTCACATTGCCTGCACTGGAACTGAGGAGAAATGCATTACTCTTACAGGAGAATCTACTG GTTCTACAAATCAATCATTCTCCATCAAAGGCTGTGCGACTAAGAATGCTTGCAGCTTGCTACAGAATGAGCTGGTGCCATTTGGAGGGAAGATGTATAAGCTGACCATGAAAGCAGCTTGCACTGACAGGGGAGTGTTGGGTGTGATTTCCTCCTCAGGCAtcattttttcttcccttgctgGAGTCCTCTTAGTCCAGAACCTCTCCTGA